A genomic segment from Labrus bergylta chromosome 3, fLabBer1.1, whole genome shotgun sequence encodes:
- the serf2b gene encoding small EDRK-rich factor 2 has protein sequence MTRGNQRELARAKNAKKQNDGGKGKRGDDGLSAAARKQRDAEIMQQKQKKSDGGGKGDTKSSKE, from the exons ATGACCA GAGGAAACCAGCGTGAGCTTGCACGCGCCAAGAATGCCAAAAAACAGAATGATGGAGGGAAAGGGAAGAGAGGAGACGATGggctgtctgctgctgctcggAAGCAGAG GGATGCTGAGATAATGCAACAGAAGCAGAAGAAGTCGGATGGAGGGGGAAAGGGAGACACCAAGTCCAGTAAAGAATGA